DNA from Rosa rugosa chromosome 6, drRosRugo1.1, whole genome shotgun sequence:
AGGTTGAAGTTCTTgaatgttttttgttttgtatctctTACAACATACTAATAGTATGAAACAAAACTTCGCCACCTATGGCTTTGGCACTCTAAAGAGTTCATAACTTGTTCACAATTTGgattttgtttatttgttaTATGCTGTATATTGGTTCTTAATTTTGGGAAAGCTAAATGACAGCCAGACTGTTGGTCCGCAGAGTAGTATCCGTATTTTCTAGTTCCATAATAAGTATCTTTAGCAGCTTAGCTTAAGCATTTTGATAACTCTTCATTCCTAACTAAAACATATATAGAAAATTACGAGAATATTTGGCCTCAATGGAGAATGTTCTAAGAAAAAACTGTCCTTGGGATTAAGGAATAATGACGCCGTCTTATCAACCCAGCTATGATTTCATCATCTACAAAACCATAAAACTAATAACTTTGGATGTATGGACGAATCATTCCAACAGAACAGTAATCTCAGTGTAACTCTTAACCCTAATATTAGTATTAGATTGTCTGAGAGGATTAGTCTTTACTGTTGAGATGATGAGAGAGTTCCTTGGTTTGCATTGCGAACTCCATAATAGCAACAAAATGAGAAGCATCATCTTGTATATCAACTGAGAATGGCATTTTTGTTGCTTAAAACTCTGTGATAGAAGTAATTGATATCCTCATGAGATTAAGATAAGAGATCACTAATACTCTAATAGTCTTTATTTCTTCGAGATCTATCTTTTTGCACTTAAGATTAACAAATTGTATAAATGCAGGTTGCTCGAAATTTAGGAAAGACATTGCGTGCTTTTCAACCAACCATTAGAGAGCTTCAGGTAGTTAATATTAACTTCATCTAAAATTTGATTTATGCCTCTTCTGAGAAAGCTGTTGATGTTGCATGTATATTCTTGTAGGAAGTTTCTAGGGATTTCAAGAGCACCCTTGAAAAGGAGATTGGTCTCGATGACATTTCAAGTTCAACGATAAACACATACAATTCCAACAAAACCGGCACCACTTCAGCCTCTCCATCAACTACCAGTACTGGAGATTCCAAAACCACGACTGACCCCAGTGAGTGATTAAAATGTCCAAAATGTGCACTCTTAGTTTCAAAAAGGAATTAGTAACCATTACATTTGTGTTTGACTATTTTCTTCATATAAAAGCTCTAGAAATTAAGAAACAGTCACACCACTCATCTGAGACAGCTCTATCTCCTATGCTATTTTGTGCATTATATATGGATGAACATTCACTTTTCAGGCATTATCTTAATCGATTCATGTTCGAGCTGTTCTCATCGTGTAGTTATACAGATCATATTATAATCTTGCGTCCCATGAGATAGTTTTTGTGTCTCTTAAAGTAATTTCAAACTATGTATATTGTCAATGCAGATGGGGCGCCCTCTCCAAATAGAGCATACACCACCGAGGAGTACTTAAAGATCACAGAGGAGCAGCTAAAAGCATCAGCTGCCCAAAATCAGGGGCAGACATCATCTCCAGTGGAAAGTCAGTCTCCACCTCAGGCTTCCGAAGGTTAGTCATTTTTCAACCTCTCTCTAATGTCCCAAAAAATGGCTCTCTTGATGACATTGTATGCACAAATTGGTAACAGGTACTGTTGAAGAAACTGCTGTTAGGACGCCTCCACCCCAACAATCTCAAAGTGAGTCATAAGCTCATTACAACAAATACAGTTCATTTTTGAGTCCACAAGTGCAACATGGAGCCGAGGAATCCCCATCTTATTGTTCTCAATTTTTGTAATGGCAGTAGTAGGTCTTAGAAATTCTGTATAATTAAGAGCACAAACACGGAAAGATCAGGATGTTTGTAATCCTTTGTAGAGTATATTTTTGACCAAAGTACTGATGCAGATCTCTCAGTTTGGGTTTCTAATGTGGGTTCAATTAAATTTAATGAAATATGTTAGTCAGTAATACAATGGAAGTATCATCTTTGAATGGTGATCATGATGATGGTAATGCAGATGCCTTTGGAATTTAAAACTTGTTCAATCTTCCTAGAAAAATTAGTCTAATTATGGATCCAGGTTGGTCAGAACTGCCTCGGGACATAGTGGACTCAATTTTAGAGAGTGAATTAACAAATGCAGACGATTGCATTGTTGTTGTGATGTATGAGGAATTATGTCAATTGGCTTCTATCAGAATTAACAAAGACAACGCAGGGACTTACATTGGAGGAGATTATCCCTTAATTGAAGAAGTTGCTTATGTTGATGGGGAGTTTTATGCAGTAAATTTTTGGAGCGAACTTTTACGTTTTGAAATTACTAATCAGTTCCACTCTGATATAGAAAAGGTTGCACCCGGCATTCCAAGAAGTGAAAAGTTCTTCACTAGGATATATCTTGTGGATTCAAATGACAAAGAATTTTGGTTGGTTAATCGGTACATATACATTGAAGATGACAAACGTGTGACGAAGAAATTTTAAGGACCAAATGAAGAAGACCGAGCGATATCCAATATGGATTTTGCCAACGTTTCAGCTGTAATACTCTGACCTTTCCAAGTACAAGTTGAACTATAGTAACTCTACTCTG
Protein-coding regions in this window:
- the LOC133715387 gene encoding sec-independent protein translocase protein TATB, chloroplastic, with translation MMVMASTTASAATFLCSPRSTKSSIYNPSSSSSLTSHPKNQRLHLSAVFPQLGLSPFSPWSGLKHLDVSFRPKSAKLGRKGRCKGVVVYASLFGVGAPEALVIGVVALLVFGPKGLAEVARNLGKTLRAFQPTIRELQEVSRDFKSTLEKEIGLDDISSSTINTYNSNKTGTTSASPSTTSTGDSKTTTDPNGAPSPNRAYTTEEYLKITEEQLKASAAQNQGQTSSPVESQSPPQASEGTVEETAVRTPPPQQSQSES